A window of Psychromonas sp. CNPT3 contains these coding sequences:
- the murD gene encoding UDP-N-acetylmuramoyl-L-alanine--D-glutamate ligase gives MSKKQVAVIGAGKSGISSVNFLLRAGYQVSLFDTREHPPGVDKLDARVELFCGPLNASFLVNFKLLVVSPGIALATPALQQVKDAGCELIGDIELFARVLKTPSYAHAKVVTITGSNGKTTVTSLLGEMASASPLNVAIGGNIGTPALDLLDPNINLYILELSSFQLETTTSLNADIATILNISADHLDRYRSYDHYIQSKHIIYQQCKKALFNIEDAQTKPLSCALDQICFGAENADFQLVKQNNETFISMGSETLLNVKKLKLSGRHNWMNALAALALGDAVGLDKNIMLAVLENYQGLEHRCEFVAQVHGVRWINDSKGTNVGATQAALMGLSQSISGKVHVILGGQGKGADFSLLRPVFNEVQGDIFCFGEDAALIASVDPRIQRVDDLAQAVCLAEQAATAGDIVMFSPACASLDMYKNFMQRGDHFKTLVNALEKKYHV, from the coding sequence ATGTCAAAAAAGCAAGTCGCAGTAATAGGTGCCGGAAAAAGTGGTATATCGAGTGTTAACTTTCTTTTACGAGCAGGTTATCAGGTGAGTCTTTTTGATACACGTGAGCATCCTCCTGGCGTAGATAAGTTAGATGCGCGTGTTGAACTTTTTTGTGGTCCTCTTAATGCGTCTTTCTTAGTTAATTTTAAATTGTTGGTGGTAAGTCCGGGTATTGCTTTGGCGACGCCGGCATTACAACAGGTTAAAGATGCGGGTTGTGAGCTTATCGGTGATATAGAGCTGTTTGCACGGGTGCTTAAGACGCCGTCTTATGCACATGCCAAAGTGGTCACTATCACCGGATCCAACGGAAAAACAACGGTAACCAGTTTATTAGGCGAGATGGCAAGCGCGAGTCCATTAAACGTCGCGATCGGCGGAAACATTGGCACCCCTGCTTTAGATTTGTTAGATCCTAATATTAACTTATATATTTTAGAACTTTCGAGTTTTCAATTAGAAACAACCACGTCTTTAAATGCAGACATTGCCACCATTTTAAATATTAGTGCCGATCATTTAGATCGATATCGCTCATATGATCATTATATTCAAAGCAAACATATTATTTATCAGCAATGCAAAAAAGCCTTGTTTAATATTGAAGATGCGCAAACTAAACCTTTGTCTTGTGCATTAGATCAGATCTGTTTTGGCGCTGAAAATGCAGATTTTCAGCTTGTAAAACAAAACAATGAAACGTTCATTAGTATGGGTAGTGAAACGCTACTTAACGTAAAAAAATTAAAACTCAGTGGCAGACATAATTGGATGAACGCTTTAGCAGCTTTAGCACTTGGGGATGCAGTCGGTCTTGATAAAAATATAATGCTAGCGGTGTTAGAAAATTATCAAGGGTTAGAGCATCGCTGTGAATTTGTAGCACAAGTGCACGGCGTGCGTTGGATAAATGACTCTAAAGGTACCAACGTTGGTGCAACGCAGGCTGCATTGATGGGGTTATCGCAGAGCATTTCCGGAAAAGTGCATGTGATTTTAGGGGGACAAGGCAAAGGGGCCGATTTTTCTCTATTACGGCCTGTCTTTAATGAAGTTCAAGGCGATATCTTTTGTTTTGGCGAAGATGCAGCTTTAATTGCAAGCGTGGATCCTCGCATTCAACGTGTTGATGATTTAGCGCAGGCGGTGTGTTTAGCAGAGCAAGCCGCCACTGCTGGCGATATAGTGATGTTTAGCCCCGCTTGTGCAAGCCTTGATATGTATAAAAACTTTATGCAACGTGGCGATCACTTTAAAACACTCGTTAATGCCTTGGAAAAAAAATATCATGTTTAA
- the ftsW gene encoding putative lipid II flippase FtsW, translating to MFKLETLKACFKPEKVDSLPYDRKLLVVTFCLMAIGMVIVASASIQEGISISDDPFRFLKRHSLYVVLCLLTIAGMVCIPVRHWYERQMLLLGIAFLGLLAVLIVGTEVNGAHRWLRIGMINIQPSEFAKLAIIIFLASYLVRRQEEVIDTIKGFIKPLIILSGFSLLLLLQPDLGSTVVIVVVMMGMLFIADAKLISFIGIMISLLAVIVALILVSPYRMARVFGFMDPWADPFGRSYQLTQSLMAFGRGGIFGEGLGNSVQKLEYLPEAHTDFIMAILAEELGFIGVTIVIILEFYLVYKAFSIGKKALQHNLVFSGYVAIGIAIWFFFQIAVNVGAASGMVPTKGLTLPLVSYGGSSLLTIALAVGLLLRIDFERRNIDDKDVDGQKKTARKKKEIKINEQ from the coding sequence ATGTTTAAACTTGAAACATTAAAGGCTTGCTTTAAGCCTGAGAAAGTAGACTCGCTCCCTTATGATAGGAAGTTACTCGTTGTGACCTTTTGCTTGATGGCGATTGGCATGGTGATTGTGGCTTCTGCCTCTATTCAGGAAGGGATCAGCATATCTGATGATCCTTTTCGTTTTTTAAAACGGCATTCATTGTATGTCGTACTTTGTTTGTTGACCATAGCGGGGATGGTGTGTATTCCGGTGCGTCATTGGTATGAAAGACAAATGTTACTCCTAGGTATCGCCTTTTTAGGTTTGCTTGCTGTTCTTATTGTCGGCACAGAAGTGAATGGCGCGCATCGCTGGTTACGTATCGGCATGATTAATATACAGCCATCAGAGTTTGCTAAGCTTGCCATTATTATATTTTTAGCCAGTTATCTTGTGCGCCGCCAAGAAGAAGTGATTGATACGATCAAAGGTTTTATAAAGCCATTGATCATATTGTCGGGCTTTTCATTATTATTGTTATTACAACCAGATTTAGGCTCTACGGTTGTTATTGTGGTGGTGATGATGGGAATGCTTTTTATTGCCGATGCAAAACTTATCTCTTTTATTGGCATAATGATCTCATTATTGGCCGTTATTGTGGCTTTAATTTTAGTATCACCCTATCGCATGGCACGTGTTTTTGGGTTTATGGATCCATGGGCAGATCCTTTTGGTCGAAGTTATCAATTAACACAGTCATTAATGGCATTTGGTCGAGGCGGTATATTTGGTGAGGGGCTGGGGAATTCTGTCCAAAAACTAGAATACCTTCCTGAAGCACACACTGATTTTATTATGGCTATTTTAGCAGAAGAATTAGGTTTTATTGGGGTAACCATTGTTATCATTTTAGAATTTTACTTGGTGTACAAAGCATTCTCGATTGGTAAAAAGGCATTACAACATAATTTGGTGTTTTCAGGCTATGTCGCGATAGGTATTGCGATATGGTTCTTTTTTCAGATAGCGGTAAATGTTGGGGCTGCATCAGGAATGGTGCCGACGAAAGGCTTAACATTACCTTTAGTGAGTTATGGTGGTTCAAGCTTATTGACCATTGCTCTTGCGGTTGGGCTACTGTTAAGAATTGATTTTGAAAGGCGAAATATTGATGACAAGGATGTCGATGGCCAGAAAAAAACGGCACGTAAAAAAAAGGAAATTAAAATAAATGAGCAATAA
- the murG gene encoding undecaprenyldiphospho-muramoylpentapeptide beta-N-acetylglucosaminyltransferase: MSNKTLLVMAGGTGGHVFPGLAVADTMRDKGWQVSWLGTKNRMEAQLVPKYGYEIDFIDVVGVRGNGFKALLMAPIHILKSFVSARKVLKKRSVNLVLGMGGFASGPGGLAAWSLGIPVILHEQNAVAGLTNRILSRFAKKVLMGFSGAFNTKKAVLVGNPVRKSLLSLPIKKISSKKEALKVLVVGGSLGAKVLNDLLPSVIADFDAQTLSVLHQSGKGHFESLQRAYREKGINADVQEFINDMGSAYAWADVIICRAGALTVAEVAVVGLPAIFVPLPYAVDDHQTKNAQSLVTKQGALLLAQKDLSKDKLSAYLSTFSQNRELLSVMAKNAKESAIIDATERVAIICEETLLTNKKNNSL, encoded by the coding sequence ATGAGCAATAAAACATTACTCGTGATGGCAGGTGGCACCGGAGGTCATGTATTTCCGGGGCTTGCGGTTGCTGATACCATGCGTGATAAAGGATGGCAGGTGAGCTGGCTGGGCACAAAAAACCGCATGGAAGCACAACTCGTCCCAAAATATGGGTATGAGATTGATTTTATCGATGTTGTTGGCGTACGTGGAAATGGTTTTAAAGCCTTACTAATGGCGCCGATACATATCCTTAAATCGTTTGTGAGTGCACGTAAAGTGTTAAAAAAACGCTCAGTTAATTTGGTGTTAGGCATGGGTGGTTTTGCGAGTGGCCCTGGTGGGCTTGCTGCTTGGAGTTTAGGGATCCCTGTCATATTGCACGAGCAAAATGCGGTGGCTGGATTGACTAATCGTATATTATCGCGCTTTGCCAAAAAGGTATTAATGGGCTTTTCGGGTGCGTTTAACACTAAGAAGGCTGTTTTAGTAGGTAATCCTGTTAGAAAATCGCTTTTATCTCTGCCCATAAAAAAAATATCGTCTAAAAAAGAAGCATTGAAAGTATTGGTCGTGGGTGGCAGTTTGGGGGCGAAAGTATTAAATGATTTATTGCCAAGCGTTATTGCTGACTTTGACGCTCAGACATTAAGTGTTTTACATCAAAGTGGTAAAGGTCATTTTGAGTCGTTACAGCGCGCTTATCGTGAAAAAGGCATCAATGCAGACGTGCAAGAATTTATTAATGACATGGGCAGTGCTTATGCGTGGGCTGATGTGATCATTTGCCGTGCGGGCGCATTAACTGTTGCAGAAGTCGCCGTCGTTGGCTTACCAGCTATTTTTGTACCGCTACCTTATGCCGTTGATGATCATCAAACAAAAAATGCACAATCGCTAGTGACGAAGCAAGGCGCATTATTATTAGCGCAAAAAGATCTTAGTAAAGATAAATTAAGTGCTTATTTGTCGACATTCAGTCAAAATAGAGAATTACTGAGTGTGATGGCTAAAAATGCCAAAGAAAGTGCGATCATAGATGCAACCGAGAGAGTTGCCATTATCTGTGAAGAAACCCTTTTAACGAATAAAAAGAATAACTCATTATGA
- the murC gene encoding UDP-N-acetylmuramate--L-alanine ligase, producing the protein MKNIDLAQIRTTIPGMRSVKQIHFVGIGGAGMGGIAEVLAYEGYKITGSDIAENAVVRRLRALGVQIFIGHEQKNIYGASVVVVSTAIDANNPELLAAEQARIPVVRRAEMLAELMRYRHGIAISGTHGKTTTTSLIASIFGQAKLDPTFVIGGLLNSAGTNAKLGQSRYLIAEADESDASFLHLQPMISVVTNIEADHLDTYQGDFEILKDTFVRFIQNLPFYGTAVVCLDDSVVESLIPRFARQCVTYGFHEQADIRISNFSQLRSHCEFDLHRVNKDVLKVQLNLPGKHNALNAAAAIAVAMEENIDDEFIIEALHNFEGIGRRFEQYGEFATGRGNVLLVDDYGHHPTEVQATINAVRAGWPEKRLVMAYQPHRYTRTRDLYEEFAHVLAQVDQLLLLDVYSAGEAPIAGADSRSLCRTIRLQSNKEPIFVPSPEALPAALAEIMEDGDLVLTQGAGNIGAVVKTLAAFKLDIEKMKQESTPS; encoded by the coding sequence ATGAAAAATATAGATCTTGCACAAATACGCACTACTATCCCTGGAATGCGCAGTGTTAAACAAATCCATTTTGTTGGTATTGGTGGTGCTGGAATGGGAGGCATTGCCGAAGTATTAGCATATGAAGGCTATAAAATCACAGGCTCTGATATAGCAGAAAATGCAGTGGTGCGCCGTTTACGCGCGTTAGGCGTGCAAATATTTATTGGCCATGAGCAAAAAAATATTTATGGCGCCTCTGTGGTGGTGGTATCAACCGCTATCGATGCTAACAATCCCGAATTATTAGCTGCTGAGCAAGCACGTATTCCCGTAGTGCGCCGCGCTGAAATGTTGGCAGAGTTAATGCGTTATCGTCACGGTATAGCAATATCAGGAACGCATGGAAAAACCACCACAACGAGTTTGATAGCAAGTATATTTGGACAAGCAAAACTAGATCCTACCTTTGTGATTGGTGGACTGTTGAACAGTGCGGGTACCAATGCAAAATTAGGGCAAAGTCGTTATTTAATTGCCGAAGCCGATGAAAGTGATGCGTCTTTTTTACATCTACAGCCAATGATATCAGTGGTTACAAATATTGAAGCCGATCATCTGGATACTTACCAAGGCGATTTTGAAATTTTAAAAGATACCTTTGTGCGCTTCATTCAAAATTTACCTTTTTATGGCACGGCTGTGGTGTGTTTAGACGACAGTGTCGTCGAAAGCTTGATCCCTCGATTCGCGCGTCAATGTGTGACTTATGGTTTCCATGAGCAAGCAGATATTCGTATCTCTAATTTTTCACAATTAAGGAGTCACTGTGAATTTGATTTACATCGTGTGAATAAAGATGTGCTTAAAGTGCAACTTAATTTGCCGGGTAAGCATAATGCGTTAAATGCAGCAGCTGCTATTGCAGTGGCAATGGAAGAGAATATTGATGACGAATTCATCATTGAAGCGCTACATAATTTCGAAGGTATAGGGCGCCGCTTTGAGCAATATGGTGAGTTTGCAACAGGGCGAGGCAATGTTTTATTGGTTGATGATTATGGTCATCATCCAACCGAAGTGCAAGCGACGATAAATGCCGTACGTGCTGGATGGCCTGAAAAGCGTTTAGTAATGGCGTATCAGCCTCATCGCTATACACGAACGCGAGATCTTTATGAAGAGTTTGCTCATGTTTTAGCGCAAGTAGATCAATTATTATTACTTGATGTGTACAGTGCAGGAGAGGCGCCAATTGCAGGGGCGGATAGTCGATCATTATGTCGCACTATTCGTTTGCAAAGTAATAAAGAGCCTATTTTTGTACCCTCGCCAGAAGCATTACCGGCAGCGTTAGCTGAGATAATGGAAGATGGCGATTTAGTGTTAACGCAAGGTGCAGGAAATATAGGGGCAGTGGTGAAAACATTAGCTGCTTTTAAATTAGATATTGAAAAAATGAAACAAGAGAGTACACCGTCATGA
- a CDS encoding D-alanine--D-alanine ligase, translating to MSLNFGKVAVLFGGTSAEREVSLRSGQAVLSALVAQGINAIAIDPKIDDVTQLKAQGFDRAFIVLHGRGGEDGTIQGLLTYLQIPYTGSDVLSSAITMDKSKTKQIWKSVGLPTAKYQIIIKNHYDPSQAKDILKELSGTVMVKPVNEGSSIGMAKVDNVEDLNKALLDAFKFDKKVLLETWIEGEEYTVSMLSGAALPAIKMATDNDFYDYQAKYQSTETRYYCPCGLDDQEMQTLNKLANAAFSSIGCQGWGRVDFMRDTNKQWFLLEINSVPGMTETSLVPKAAKQAGYSFEQLVLEILTQTLA from the coding sequence ATGAGCTTAAATTTTGGTAAAGTTGCCGTATTATTTGGCGGAACGAGCGCTGAGCGCGAAGTCTCTTTAAGATCTGGGCAAGCGGTATTATCCGCCTTAGTTGCGCAAGGCATTAATGCTATTGCGATAGATCCTAAAATCGATGATGTAACACAACTTAAAGCACAAGGTTTTGATCGTGCCTTTATTGTTTTACATGGTCGAGGTGGTGAAGACGGTACAATACAAGGTTTACTCACCTATTTACAAATACCTTACACGGGTAGCGACGTTTTAAGCTCTGCCATTACGATGGATAAGTCAAAAACGAAACAAATTTGGAAAAGTGTCGGTTTACCCACTGCTAAATATCAAATTATCATCAAAAACCACTATGATCCCTCGCAAGCAAAAGATATACTAAAAGAATTGTCAGGAACAGTGATGGTTAAGCCTGTTAACGAAGGCTCAAGTATTGGCATGGCAAAAGTAGATAATGTCGAAGACTTAAATAAGGCATTATTAGATGCATTTAAGTTTGATAAAAAAGTGTTACTTGAAACGTGGATAGAAGGCGAAGAATACACTGTATCAATGCTTTCTGGCGCCGCGTTGCCAGCTATAAAAATGGCAACTGACAATGATTTTTATGATTATCAAGCAAAATACCAGTCGACGGAAACACGATATTACTGTCCTTGTGGCCTTGATGATCAAGAGATGCAAACGCTTAATAAATTGGCAAATGCCGCTTTTTCATCCATTGGTTGCCAAGGTTGGGGGCGCGTAGATTTTATGCGTGACACTAATAAACAGTGGTTTTTACTCGAAATTAATAGTGTGCCGGGCATGACTGAAACGAGTTTAGTGCCGAAGGCTGCGAAGCAAGCGGGCTATAGTTTTGAACAGTTAGTGTTGGAAATATTAACGCAAACGTTGGCTTAA